From Dermochelys coriacea isolate rDerCor1 chromosome 23, rDerCor1.pri.v4, whole genome shotgun sequence, one genomic window encodes:
- the CCNQ gene encoding cyclin-Q isoform X3, giving the protein MEPNRTASNQTRPGSAETRSHFKVTRFIMEAGVKLGLHSIPVATACTIYHSFFTATVAPGPYDPYLVAMAALYLAGKVEEQHLRTRDIINVSHRYLHPQSDPLELDSHFWELRDSIVQCELLMLRVLGFRVSFRHPHKYLLHYLLSLRQWMNRHSWERIPVSAAAWALLRDSYHGGLCVRYPPQHMAVAVLYLALHCYGVEVPVHAQAQKPWWQVFSEDLSKAQIDQIVLDLIQIYTLDGEIS; this is encoded by the exons ATGGAGCCAAACCGGACGGCCAGCAACCAGACCAGGCCAGGATCCGCCGAGACCAGGAGCCATTTCAAGGTCACCCGGTTCATCATGGAGGCAG ggGTGAAGCTGGGCCTGCACTCCATCCCTGTGGCCACGGCCTGCACTATCTACCACAGTTTCTTCACGGCCACAGTGGCCCCGGGACCCTATGACCCCTATCTGGTGGCCATGGCTGCACTGTACCTGGCCGGGAAGGTGGAGGAGCAGCACCTACGCACTCGGGACATCATCAACGTCAGCCACCG gtacTTACACCCCCAGAGCGACCCCCTGGAACTTGATTCCCATTTCTGGGAGCTGCGGGACAGCATCGTCCAGTGTGAGCTGCTCATGCTGCGGGTGCTCGGCTTCCGTGTCTCCTTCCGGCACCCCCACAAG TACCTGCTCCATTACCTGCTCTCCCTGAGGCAGTGGATGAACCGGCACAGCTGGGAGCGGATCCCGGTCTCGGCGGCGGCCTGGGCACTGCTCCGGGACAGCTACCACGGGGGGCTGTGTGTGCGCTACCCCCCCCAGCACATGGCGGTGGCCGTGCTGTACCTCGCCCTGCACTGCTATGGGGTGGAGGTGCCCGTCCATGCACAGGCCCAGAAACCCTGGTGGCAG GTGTTCAGTGAAGATCTCAGCAAGGCTCAGATTGACCAGATCGTATTGGACCTGATCCAGATTTACACCTTGGATGGAGAAATCTCCTAA
- the CCNQ gene encoding cyclin-Q isoform X2, with product MSSPCRVMSRLLSWRQRTAGGRGCHGAKPDGQQPDQARIRRDQEPFQGHPVHHGGVKLGLHSIPVATACTIYHSFFTATVAPGPYDPYLVAMAALYLAGKVEEQHLRTRDIINVSHRYLHPQSDPLELDSHFWELRDSIVQCELLMLRVLGFRVSFRHPHKYLLHYLLSLRQWMNRHSWERIPVSAAAWALLRDSYHGGLCVRYPPQHMAVAVLYLALHCYGVEVPVHAQAQKPWWQVFSEDLSKAQIDQIVLDLIQIYTLDGEIS from the exons ATGTCATCTCCCTGCAGAGTGATGTCACGACTGTTGTCATGGAGACAGCGCACAGCTG GCGGCCGTGGGTGCCATGGAGCCAAACCGGACGGCCAGCAACCAGACCAGGCCAGGATCCGCCGAGACCAGGAGCCATTTCAAGGTCACCCGGTTCATCATGGAG ggGTGAAGCTGGGCCTGCACTCCATCCCTGTGGCCACGGCCTGCACTATCTACCACAGTTTCTTCACGGCCACAGTGGCCCCGGGACCCTATGACCCCTATCTGGTGGCCATGGCTGCACTGTACCTGGCCGGGAAGGTGGAGGAGCAGCACCTACGCACTCGGGACATCATCAACGTCAGCCACCG gtacTTACACCCCCAGAGCGACCCCCTGGAACTTGATTCCCATTTCTGGGAGCTGCGGGACAGCATCGTCCAGTGTGAGCTGCTCATGCTGCGGGTGCTCGGCTTCCGTGTCTCCTTCCGGCACCCCCACAAG TACCTGCTCCATTACCTGCTCTCCCTGAGGCAGTGGATGAACCGGCACAGCTGGGAGCGGATCCCGGTCTCGGCGGCGGCCTGGGCACTGCTCCGGGACAGCTACCACGGGGGGCTGTGTGTGCGCTACCCCCCCCAGCACATGGCGGTGGCCGTGCTGTACCTCGCCCTGCACTGCTATGGGGTGGAGGTGCCCGTCCATGCACAGGCCCAGAAACCCTGGTGGCAG GTGTTCAGTGAAGATCTCAGCAAGGCTCAGATTGACCAGATCGTATTGGACCTGATCCAGATTTACACCTTGGATGGAGAAATCTCCTAA
- the DUSP9 gene encoding dual specificity protein phosphatase 9 → MEAVARSTLWLRGELVSPAPQLHILDCRSRERYDSSHVARALSVALPGLLLRRLRKGNLSVRSLLPPAPGAVLLYDEATAMLPHPGQDDEESVLATLLRKLREEGCTAYYLQGGFSKFQSEWPDYCETSPEVPSASSSPAPTGTLVVGLGGLSLGSDRDSGSLSSGGVDSEAASPPSYPVQILPYLYLGSAQDSANMETLARLGIHYVLNVTPNLPNLFEEQGGFRYKQIPISDHWSQNLARFFPEAIAFIDEAVSQNCGILVHCLAGVSRSVTVTVAYLMQRLNLSLNDAYDLVKRKKADISPNFNFMGQLLDFERELGLAEGSPATPGAPDGSSQTPTSSPGCFFTPPPSECEEEDGSFQHYPT, encoded by the exons ATGGAAGCCGTGGCGAGATCCACCCTGTGGCTCCGCGGGGAGCTGGTGTCCCCGGCCCCCCAACTGCACATCCTGGATTGCCGCAGCCGGGAGCGCTACGACTCCAGCCATGTGGCCCGGGCGCTGAGCGTGGCCctgccagggctgctgctgcgGCGTCTGCGCAAGGGGAACCTCTCGGTCCGGTCGCTGCTCCCACCCGCACCAGGCGCCGTCCTGCTCTACGACGAGGCCACGGCCATGCTGCCACACCCCGGCCAGGACGATGAGGAGTCGGTGCTGGCCACGCTGCTGCGCAAGCTGCGGGAGGAAGGCTGCACGGCGTATTACCTCCAAG GGGGCTTCTCTAAGTTCCAGTCCGAGTGGCCAGATTACTGTGAGACCAGCCCGGAGGTGCCCAGCGCCAGCAGCTCCCCCGCTCCTACAGGGACCCTGGTGGTGGGCCTGGGGGGACTGAGCCTGGGTTCGGACAGGGACTCAGGATCCCTAAGTAGTGGGGGGGTGGACTCGGAGGCAGCCAGTCCCCCATCCTACCCAGTGCAGATCCTGCCCTACCTCTACCTGGGCAGCGCCCAAGACTCGGCCAACATGGAGACGCTGGCACGGCTGGGCATCCACTACGTCCTCAACGTCACCCCCAACCTGCCCAACCTCTTCGAGGAGCAGGGAGGCTTCCGCTACAAACAGATCCCCATCTCGGACCACTGGAGCCAGAACCTGGCCCGCTTCTTCCCTGAGGCCATCGCCTTCATTG acgAGGCGGTGTCCCAGAACTGTGGAATCTTGGTTCACTGCCTGGCGGGGGTGAGCCGCTCGGTGACGGTGACGGTGGCCTACCTCATGCAGCGCCTCAACCTGTCGCTCAATGATGCCTATGACCTGGTCAAGCGCAAGAAGGCCGACATCTCGCCCAACTTCAACTTCATGGGGCAGCTGCTGGACTTCGAGAGGGAACTGGGGCTGGCCGAGGGATCACCAGCGACCCCTGGAGCCCCCGACGGGAGCAGCCAGACACCCACATCCTCCCCAGGCTGCTTCTTCACGCCGCCGCCCTCCgaatgtgaggaagaggatggcagCTTCCAACATTACCCCACATAG
- the CCNQ gene encoding cyclin-Q isoform X1, protein MSSPCRVMSRLLSWRQRTAGNAAVGAMEPNRTASNQTRPGSAETRSHFKVTRFIMEAGVKLGLHSIPVATACTIYHSFFTATVAPGPYDPYLVAMAALYLAGKVEEQHLRTRDIINVSHRYLHPQSDPLELDSHFWELRDSIVQCELLMLRVLGFRVSFRHPHKYLLHYLLSLRQWMNRHSWERIPVSAAAWALLRDSYHGGLCVRYPPQHMAVAVLYLALHCYGVEVPVHAQAQKPWWQVFSEDLSKAQIDQIVLDLIQIYTLDGEIS, encoded by the exons ATGTCATCTCCCTGCAGAGTGATGTCACGACTGTTGTCATGGAGACAGCGCACAGCTGGTAAT GCGGCCGTGGGTGCCATGGAGCCAAACCGGACGGCCAGCAACCAGACCAGGCCAGGATCCGCCGAGACCAGGAGCCATTTCAAGGTCACCCGGTTCATCATGGAGGCAG ggGTGAAGCTGGGCCTGCACTCCATCCCTGTGGCCACGGCCTGCACTATCTACCACAGTTTCTTCACGGCCACAGTGGCCCCGGGACCCTATGACCCCTATCTGGTGGCCATGGCTGCACTGTACCTGGCCGGGAAGGTGGAGGAGCAGCACCTACGCACTCGGGACATCATCAACGTCAGCCACCG gtacTTACACCCCCAGAGCGACCCCCTGGAACTTGATTCCCATTTCTGGGAGCTGCGGGACAGCATCGTCCAGTGTGAGCTGCTCATGCTGCGGGTGCTCGGCTTCCGTGTCTCCTTCCGGCACCCCCACAAG TACCTGCTCCATTACCTGCTCTCCCTGAGGCAGTGGATGAACCGGCACAGCTGGGAGCGGATCCCGGTCTCGGCGGCGGCCTGGGCACTGCTCCGGGACAGCTACCACGGGGGGCTGTGTGTGCGCTACCCCCCCCAGCACATGGCGGTGGCCGTGCTGTACCTCGCCCTGCACTGCTATGGGGTGGAGGTGCCCGTCCATGCACAGGCCCAGAAACCCTGGTGGCAG GTGTTCAGTGAAGATCTCAGCAAGGCTCAGATTGACCAGATCGTATTGGACCTGATCCAGATTTACACCTTGGATGGAGAAATCTCCTAA